A stretch of Henckelia pumila isolate YLH828 chromosome 4, ASM3356847v2, whole genome shotgun sequence DNA encodes these proteins:
- the LOC140866410 gene encoding uncharacterized protein isoform X1: MLKQKKRQTRKYDGPLYDLSAYNKCSNSTCRVAYHPLCARVAGFCVEVLNDWSFPTLEYGGIFLSSVWRSAFFLLLAYSHLLFYCHLSANNYYIHVYLSVI, from the exons atgtTGAAGCAGAAAAAGAGACAAACAAGGAAATATG ATGGGCCACTCTACGATTTGTCTGCTTACAATAAG TGTTCAAACAGTACTTGTCGTGTGGCATATCATCCTCTCTGTGCACGGGTTGCTGGCTTTTGTGTCGAGGTATTAAATGACTGGAGTTTCCCTACACTTGAGTATGGAGGAATATTtttatcctctgtttggaggaGTGCTTTTTTCCTGCTATTAGCTTATTCACACTTGCTGTTTTATTGTCATTTGTCtgctaataattattatattcaCGTGTACTTAAGTGTTATATGA
- the LOC140866410 gene encoding histone-lysine N-methyltransferase ATX2-like isoform X2, translating to MEKAIGNITAKTGCWTFLKGGFELTSPLKMSELYLQCSNSTCRVAYHPLCARVAGFCVECYMKPEDVDRLHFIPFDEDEEDQCIQLLDYL from the exons ATGGAGAAAGCCATAGGGAATATTACTGCAAAGACGGGTTGCTGGACTTTTTTGAAGGGTGGATTTGAGTTGACATCTCCGTTAAAAATGTCTGAGCTGTATCTCCAG TGTTCAAACAGTACTTGTCGTGTGGCATATCATCCTCTCTGTGCACGGGTTGCTGGCTTTTGTGTCGAG TGTTATATGAAGCCTGAGGATGTTGATCGATTGCATTTCATTCCTTTTGACGAAGATGAGGAGGATCAGTGCATTCAATTACTAGATTATCTTTGA
- the LOC140866410 gene encoding histone-lysine N-methyltransferase ATX2-like isoform X3, which yields MLKQKKRQTRKYDGPLYDLSAYNKCSNSTCRVAYHPLCARVAGFCVECYMKPEDVDRLHFIPFDEDEEDQCIQLLDYL from the exons atgtTGAAGCAGAAAAAGAGACAAACAAGGAAATATG ATGGGCCACTCTACGATTTGTCTGCTTACAATAAG TGTTCAAACAGTACTTGTCGTGTGGCATATCATCCTCTCTGTGCACGGGTTGCTGGCTTTTGTGTCGAG TGTTATATGAAGCCTGAGGATGTTGATCGATTGCATTTCATTCCTTTTGACGAAGATGAGGAGGATCAGTGCATTCAATTACTAGATTATCTTTGA
- the LOC140894544 gene encoding transcription factor MYB1R1-like encodes MATASRVPWTELVGLQNVGKGDWRGISRSYVKTRTPIQVVSHAHKYFLRRSNLNRRRHRTSLFDITTDSVTPNAN; translated from the exons ATGGCTACTGCTTCAA GAGTCCCATGGACAGAGCTTGTTGGATTGCAGAATGTTGGGAAAGGGGACTGGAGAGGAATCTCTAGAAGTTATGTCAAGACTCGCACACCAATTCAAGTGGTTAGCCATGCCCATAAATACTTTCTCCGCCGGAGCAACCTCAATCGCCGCCGACACCGAACTAGCTTATTCGATATCACCACCGACTCG GTCACTCCAAATGCAAATTGA